One genomic segment of Lampris incognitus isolate fLamInc1 chromosome 2, fLamInc1.hap2, whole genome shotgun sequence includes these proteins:
- the ilrun gene encoding protein ILRUN has protein sequence MEGMDMDVDAELMQKFSCMGTTDKDVLISEFQRLLGFQLNPAGCAFFLDMTNWNLQAAIGAYYDFESPNVNTPSMSFVKDVTIGEGESVPPDTQFTKTWRIQNTGAESWPPGVCLKYIGGDQFGHVNMVMVKSLDPQEISDVSVQMRSPTAPGMYQGQWRMCTATGLFYGDVIWVILSVEVGGLLGVTQQLSSFETEFNTQPHRNVQGDFNPFASPQKNKHEGSDNSLKDPGGAWEGMQEPIQDQNGLSHNAVNRASNGLQTNLTVMTYGQGINGPYPFGQS, from the exons ATGGAGGGCATGGATATGGACGTAGACGCGGAGCTCATGCAGAAATTCAGCTGCATGGGCACCACGGACAAGGACGTCCTCATCTCAGAGTTTCAGAGACTCCTCGGGTTTCAACTCAACCCAGCTGGCTGCGCCTTCTTCCTCGACATGACCAACTG GAACCTGCAGGCTGCAATAGGCGCATATTATGACTTTGAGAGTCCCAATGTCAACACGCCATCCATGTCCTTCGTGAAGGATGTGACGATCGGGGAAGGAGAGTCTGTCCCTCCAGATACACAGTTCACAAAGACCTGGAGAATACAAAACACAG GTGCCGAATCATGGCCACCCGGTGTTTGTCTCAAATACATCGGGGGAGACCAGTTTGGGCACGTGAACATGGTCATGGTAAAGTCTTTAGACCCCCAGGAAATATCAGATGTGAGTGTGCAGATGCGTAGCCCCACTGCTCCAGGCATGTACCAGGGCCAGTGGAGGATGTGTACAGCCACTGGACTCTTCTACGGAG ATGTGATCTGGGTGATCCTGAGTGTGGAAGTAGGGGGTCTTCTTGGTGTGACTCAGCAGCTGTCCTCCTTTGAGACTGAGTTCAACACACAGCCCCACCGCAACGTCCAGGGAGACTTCAACCCCTTCGCCTCGCCTCAGAAGAACAAGCATGAGGGCAGCGACAACAGTCTCAAAGACCCCGGTGGAGCCTGGGAGGGCATGCAGGAGCCCATCCAGGATCAAAATGGACTGTCACATAATGCTGTAAATAGGGCATCAAATGGTCTTCAGACAAATCTTACAGTCATGACTTATGGTCAG